The DNA window TCGACGAAATCGTCGCAGAACACTTCGAAGCTCAGCGGCTTGTCCTTGATCGCCGACAGGATGTCCTTCGCGAATGCGCGGTAATCGCTGATGCCGGCTTTGCGCATCAGGGTGGGGTTGGTGGTCAGCCCGGCGATGTGCCGCTTGGAAGCCATCTCCAGCATGCCCGCCTTGTCAGCACCGTCGGCAAAGATCTTCACCTTGAGTGCGGAAATGGTGGGGATGTAGGTCGCATCGGCGGTCATTCGGACTCCATCCATGGTTACTCCGGGAAGGACGCAAGGGTCGGGTCACGCTGTTCAAGGCGATCGTCAGGATTAACGTCGCCCGAGCGAGCGGGACTACAAAAGCCCGGGCGCTTGTATCTGGATCGGCACAATGGACCCATAATCCTGAAATCCACGCGCCGGCCCGCTTACCTGGATGCACTTATAAGTATCTTCCCCGCGGCCTCAAGGAGGCTGGCGACACGAAAGTCCGGTTCGCAGCGGTCTCCCTTGCTGTACGGAAGGTCTATGAGAAGGGTCGTGCAGCCCGCGGCGGCGCCTGCGAGGATATCGCCGGAGCGGTCGCCGACCATGTAGCTGGAACCTAAGTCCAGGTGGAGGTCCTCGGCGGCGCGGATCAGCATGCCAGGGCGTGGTTTACGGCAGTCGCAGTCGTCGGCCGTGTCGTGATAGCAGACGTAGACGGCGTCGATCGGGAGCAACAGCCGCAGGTGCTGGTTGATGCGTTCGACCTCGTCACGCGTTTGCGCGCCGCGGGCCACATCGGGCTGATTCGTCACGACGATCAGTGGAAACCCCGCCGCCTTAAGCTTGCCGCACGCCTCGGCGACGCCCGGCAGAATCTCGCATTCGGCAACGCTCTGTGGCGGATGAGGAACGCCGTTGCTGACGACGGTTCGATTAATCACCCCGTCGCGATCGAGAAAGACGGCTGGTCGGCGTGGATTCATGGCTTGCCAATGGACCTGGCGTTGCGGATTCGGATGCCCGTTCGTGCCAGCCAGATGGCAGGAAGGACTCCAAATACTCCAACGATCCACCAGACGGAAAGGTTCAACTCCGTGCGGGATTCGAGCACCACGGACGCCCCATCCGACCGCCCCTGGTACGCGTAGTAGAGCCCTGGAACCCTGAACCGCCTGGCGTCGGCATCGGTGACAAACGTGCCCGGCTCGGCGAACGCCAGTGGCGCCACGACGTTGCTTTCAGGCAAGCCGTTTCCGCGCACGACCAGTTCCTGCCGTTCACGCTGCAGAACCCATTGCATTCCGATTCTTGCAAAGCGGGTGGTGGTCACCGACTGTGTCGGTACGCTAACGCCGGCAACGTCCTGAGTCCGCACGGCCGAAGTCACCGACCGGGGCGCTCGCACCAATGTAGGCTTGACGATACCGATCACCCCCAGAACCAGCACCAGGGCAGACACCGCCGTCGCGG is part of the Humisphaera borealis genome and encodes:
- a CDS encoding D-glycero-alpha-D-manno-heptose-1,7-bisphosphate 7-phosphatase; translation: MNPRRPAVFLDRDGVINRTVVSNGVPHPPQSVAECEILPGVAEACGKLKAAGFPLIVVTNQPDVARGAQTRDEVERINQHLRLLLPIDAVYVCYHDTADDCDCRKPRPGMLIRAAEDLHLDLGSSYMVGDRSGDILAGAAAGCTTLLIDLPYSKGDRCEPDFRVASLLEAAGKILISASR